One genomic segment of Aliarcobacter cibarius includes these proteins:
- a CDS encoding type IV secretory system conjugative DNA transfer family protein encodes MAIGFNNSNNKSKKEMIFNKEFTNGIVFGRTGSGKTTCAILPNIEDRIKSDYGLLIYDFKGNLHLQTKYLANKYNKLSDVIEIGKPWGKNINLCDYLSLKQIPMIVKTEENRSNYWDTASRNLLEMIFIINKKFNILENEFKRMDKNFTLPYEVKQVSFETVYNQISSVEETKVFFETMSLNLEYVRDKLHFYETNLYKNRLNIFNESINCISKSLNSLKIYKSVNKDDDHGKNAVVNHLNSILNQIASKEYLNKNDIDIIKELRAGKIVIIDVSTFSENILDCINTAIYTRLQQVKHEIMKPVCIVIDEAQKVLSSQYLPQTDVCRESKFEYIFATQDKILLINKLGNSKFEELYSNLVDKFSFSSNNLEIMEQFEYLNISNNRKYFATPLFIDRKELIKVEYEFLKLNNLLQLVDYQSNEPYIFIYDSKLIEEYKIMIETVDEKYFTVDYLSVSCDIETIDTNDKDRVAIKINPNKYYSKLDEMEKYVNDCLRSVGAIIKAEKRLSDRIMMLENKLEFLEAESKFEELF; translated from the coding sequence ATGGCAATCGGTTTTAATAATTCAAATAATAAATCTAAAAAAGAGATGATTTTTAATAAAGAGTTTACAAATGGTATTGTTTTTGGAAGAACTGGTAGTGGTAAAACAACATGTGCTATATTACCAAATATTGAAGATAGAATAAAATCTGACTATGGATTATTGATATATGATTTTAAAGGTAATTTGCACCTACAAACAAAATATCTTGCAAATAAGTATAATAAATTATCAGATGTAATTGAAATTGGAAAACCTTGGGGTAAAAATATTAATCTTTGTGATTATCTATCTTTAAAACAAATTCCTATGATTGTAAAAACTGAAGAAAATAGAAGTAACTATTGGGATACTGCTTCAAGAAATCTACTTGAAATGATTTTTATTATAAATAAAAAGTTCAATATCCTTGAAAATGAATTTAAAAGAATGGATAAAAATTTCACTCTTCCTTATGAAGTAAAACAAGTATCCTTTGAAACTGTTTATAATCAAATATCTTCAGTTGAGGAAACAAAAGTTTTCTTTGAAACAATGAGTTTAAATTTAGAATATGTAAGAGATAAATTACATTTTTATGAAACAAATTTATATAAAAATAGATTAAATATTTTTAATGAATCTATTAATTGCATTTCAAAATCTCTAAATAGTTTAAAAATTTATAAATCAGTAAATAAAGATGATGATCATGGTAAAAATGCTGTTGTTAATCATTTAAATAGTATTTTAAATCAAATTGCAAGTAAAGAGTATCTAAATAAAAATGATATTGATATCATAAAAGAGTTAAGAGCTGGAAAAATTGTAATTATAGATGTTTCGACTTTTAGTGAAAATATACTTGATTGTATCAATACAGCAATATATACTAGATTACAACAAGTAAAACATGAGATAATGAAACCTGTATGTATAGTAATAGATGAAGCTCAAAAAGTTTTAAGTTCTCAATATTTACCACAAACTGATGTTTGTAGAGAAAGTAAATTTGAATATATCTTTGCAACTCAAGATAAAATACTTTTAATAAATAAACTAGGTAATTCAAAATTTGAAGAACTATATTCAAATTTAGTAGATAAATTTAGTTTTAGTTCTAATAATTTAGAAATAATGGAACAATTTGAATATTTAAATATCTCTAACAATAGAAAATATTTTGCAACTCCACTGTTTATTGATAGAAAAGAATTAATAAAAGTAGAATATGAATTTTTGAAATTAAATAATCTTTTACAATTAGTAGATTACCAAAGTAATGAACCTTATATTTTTATTTATGACAGTAAGTTAATTGAAGAGTATAAAATAATGATAGAAACAGTAGATGAAAAATATTTTACAGTAGATTATTTATCCGTATCTTGTGATATAGAAACTATAGATACTAATGATAAAGATAGGGTTGCTATAAAAATTAATCCAAATAAATATTATTCAAAATTAGATGAGATGGAAAAATA